A genomic stretch from Rhodomicrobium vannielii ATCC 17100 includes:
- a CDS encoding PrkA family serine protein kinase — protein sequence MSTDLFDTYARGFEAKRETVMSLAEYLKGCKTDPLMYASPHERLLAAIGEPQMVDTSKDSRLGRIFMNRTIRMYPAFAEFYGMEETIERIVAFFRQGAQGLEERKQILYLLGPVGGGKSSLAERIKALMEHKPIYVLKAGDELSPIFESPLCLFDRETMGDRIEEEYGIPKRRLTGLMSPWCLKRLDEFGGDITKFKVAKILPSRLRQIAIAKTEPGDENNQDVSSLVGKVDIRRLELLAQNDPDAYSYSGGLNRANQGVLEFVEMFKAPIKMLHPLLTATQDGNYVGSENIGSIPYNGIIMAHSNEAEWRSFKNNKTNEAFIDRIYVIKVPYCLRVQEEEQIYDKLIRTSELANAPCAPGTLGMLARFSVLSRLKPHENSSLYAKMRVYDGESLKEVDPKARTMQEYRDHAGVDEGMDGISTRFAFKTLSATYNHDTQEVGADPVHLMYVLEQAIRREQYPDDIESAYIEFIKTELGPRYAEFIGNEIQKAYLESYHDYGQNLFDRYVAYADAWIEDQDFKDADTGQLLNRELLNQELSKIEKPAGIANPKDFRNEVVKFTLRARAQRGGKNPSWTSYEKIREVIERRMFSQVEDLLPVISFGSKKDGETEKKHSEFVERMVTRGYTERQVRRLVEWYMRVRQAG from the coding sequence ATGTCGACTGACTTGTTTGACACCTATGCGCGCGGTTTCGAGGCAAAACGCGAAACCGTTATGAGTTTGGCGGAGTATCTGAAGGGGTGCAAAACAGATCCGCTCATGTACGCCTCTCCACATGAGCGATTGCTCGCCGCTATTGGCGAGCCTCAGATGGTGGATACTTCCAAAGACTCCCGTCTCGGCCGCATATTCATGAACCGGACTATCCGGATGTATCCGGCCTTCGCCGAGTTCTACGGCATGGAGGAGACGATCGAACGCATCGTCGCCTTCTTCCGTCAGGGCGCACAAGGCCTTGAGGAGCGCAAGCAGATCCTCTATCTGCTCGGTCCCGTCGGCGGCGGCAAGTCTTCGCTCGCCGAGCGCATCAAGGCGCTCATGGAGCACAAGCCGATCTATGTTCTGAAGGCCGGCGACGAATTGTCCCCGATCTTCGAGAGTCCGCTCTGCCTTTTCGACCGCGAGACGATGGGCGACCGCATCGAAGAGGAATACGGCATTCCGAAGCGCCGCCTCACCGGCCTCATGAGTCCGTGGTGCCTGAAGCGGCTCGACGAGTTCGGCGGCGACATCACAAAGTTCAAGGTCGCGAAGATCCTGCCCTCGCGGCTGCGCCAGATCGCCATCGCGAAGACCGAGCCCGGCGACGAGAACAATCAGGACGTCTCCTCGCTCGTCGGCAAGGTGGACATCCGCCGTCTCGAATTGCTCGCGCAGAACGACCCGGACGCCTACTCCTACTCCGGCGGCCTGAACCGCGCGAACCAGGGCGTGCTCGAATTCGTCGAAATGTTCAAGGCGCCGATCAAGATGCTGCATCCGCTCCTGACGGCGACGCAGGACGGCAACTATGTCGGCTCGGAAAACATCGGCTCGATCCCGTACAACGGCATCATCATGGCCCACTCGAACGAAGCCGAGTGGCGCAGCTTCAAGAACAACAAGACGAACGAAGCCTTCATCGACCGTATCTATGTGATCAAGGTTCCGTACTGCTTGCGCGTTCAAGAGGAAGAGCAGATTTACGACAAGCTAATCCGCACATCGGAACTGGCGAACGCTCCGTGTGCTCCAGGCACCCTCGGAATGCTGGCGCGCTTCTCGGTGCTTTCGCGCCTCAAGCCGCACGAGAATTCGAGCCTTTACGCGAAGATGCGCGTCTATGACGGTGAAAGCCTCAAAGAGGTCGATCCCAAGGCGCGCACCATGCAGGAATACCGCGATCACGCGGGCGTGGATGAAGGCATGGACGGCATCTCGACGCGCTTCGCGTTCAAGACGCTGTCGGCAACCTACAACCACGACACGCAGGAAGTGGGCGCCGATCCGGTGCATCTCATGTATGTGCTGGAACAGGCCATCCGCCGCGAGCAATACCCCGACGATATCGAAAGCGCGTATATCGAGTTCATAAAGACGGAACTTGGCCCGCGCTATGCTGAGTTCATCGGGAACGAGATCCAGAAAGCCTACCTCGAATCCTATCACGACTATGGCCAGAACCTGTTCGACAGGTACGTCGCCTATGCCGATGCGTGGATCGAGGATCAGGACTTCAAGGATGCCGACACGGGGCAACTCCTGAACCGCGAGCTTCTCAATCAGGAGCTGTCGAAGATCGAGAAACCTGCTGGTATCGCGAACCCGAAAGACTTTCGCAACGAGGTCGTCAAGTTTACACTGAGGGCGAGAGCGCAGCGCGGCGGCAAGAACCCGAGTTGGACGAGCTACGAAAAGATTCGGGAAGTCATCGAGCGGCGCATGTTCAGCCAGGTGGAAGACCTTCTGCCTGTGATCAGCTTCGGTTCGAAGAAGGATGGCGAAACCGAGAAGAAGCATAGTGAGTTTGTCGAGCGGATGGTGACGCGAGGCTACACCGAGCGTCAGGTTCGCAGACTTGTTGAATGGTACATGCGCGTTAGACAGGCGGGCTAG
- a CDS encoding cold-shock protein, which produces MNMGVVKWYNSQKGYGFIQPDDGGKDVFVHVSALERAGLRGLVEGQKVSFEIQTDRRTDKTSAGNLQVA; this is translated from the coding sequence ATGAATATGGGCGTCGTGAAATGGTACAACAGCCAAAAAGGCTATGGCTTCATTCAGCCCGATGACGGCGGCAAGGACGTGTTCGTCCACGTCAGCGCTCTTGAGCGTGCCGGTCTCCGCGGCCTCGTTGAAGGCCAGAAGGTTTCCTTCGAGATCCAGACCGACCGCCGCACAGACAAGACCTCGGCGGGAAATCTGCAGGTCGCTTAA
- a CDS encoding DUF2076 domain-containing protein, with amino-acid sequence MTPEEQRLLGDLAQRVRSVPPQQKDPEAEEFLRRLVQERPETVYILAQTVIMQEFALKNAEAQMQDLQRQVSEASAPRQSGGFLGGLFGGGAQPQPQPSRNPWGAPQQQGYGQQPPYQGGPAMQPQQQGGFLRNAATTAVGVAGGALLFSGISSMFGHDSAVTQAAAAANPEAAAGAGESFPQSDYADNSGGGDDSWGFGDDGGDFA; translated from the coding sequence ATGACACCCGAAGAACAGCGTCTTCTTGGCGATCTCGCCCAGCGCGTGCGCAGCGTACCCCCGCAGCAGAAAGACCCCGAGGCGGAAGAGTTTCTGCGCCGTCTCGTTCAGGAGCGCCCGGAGACCGTCTATATCCTCGCGCAGACCGTCATCATGCAGGAATTCGCGCTGAAGAATGCTGAAGCGCAGATGCAGGATTTGCAGCGCCAGGTGAGCGAGGCGTCCGCCCCGCGCCAGTCCGGCGGTTTCCTCGGCGGCCTTTTCGGCGGTGGCGCGCAGCCTCAGCCGCAGCCCTCGCGCAATCCGTGGGGTGCGCCGCAGCAGCAGGGCTACGGCCAGCAGCCGCCGTATCAGGGTGGCCCGGCGATGCAGCCCCAGCAGCAGGGCGGCTTCCTCCGCAACGCCGCCACGACGGCGGTCGGCGTAGCGGGCGGCGCGTTGCTCTTCTCGGGCATCAGCTCGATGTTCGGACACGACAGCGCCGTGACGCAGGCAGCGGCCGCAGCCAATCCAGAAGCGGCGGCTGGCGCTGGCGAGAGCTTCCCGCAGTCCGACTATGCCGATAACAGCGGCGGCGGCGATGACAGCTGGGGCTTCGGCGACGACGGCGGCGACTTCGCCTGA
- a CDS encoding 4a-hydroxytetrahydrobiopterin dehydratase, with the protein MTYDDKKIAARLKADLPNWTHAHGYLRRTYKTKNWKATMMLVNAIGYLAETAWHHPDLLVSFSSVELRLMSHDAGGITDKDFELAAKIEALVGWKDGNRILGE; encoded by the coding sequence ATGACGTACGACGACAAGAAAATCGCGGCGCGGCTCAAGGCGGACCTGCCGAACTGGACGCACGCCCACGGCTATCTGCGCCGCACCTACAAGACGAAGAACTGGAAAGCGACGATGATGCTCGTCAACGCCATCGGCTATCTAGCCGAGACGGCCTGGCATCATCCCGATCTGCTCGTTTCGTTCTCATCGGTGGAATTGCGGCTGATGTCGCACGACGCGGGCGGAATCACCGACAAGGATTTCGAGTTGGCGGCGAAGATCGAGGCGCTCGTGGGCTGGAAGGACGGCAACCGCATCCTGGGCGAGTAA
- the hisC gene encoding histidinol-phosphate transaminase, translating to MVRGEAPSPRSGVLAIDPYVPGRSKLAGEGPVIKLSSNETPLGPSPHAVEAYRAAASHLDRYPDGACTALREAIGAAYGLNPAHIICGNGSDELFHILAQAYLGPGDEAIYTEHGFLVYRIAILAAGAEPVVAPEKNLTASVDSILECVTPRTKAVFIANPNNPTGTYLPHQEVRRLRAALPDNVLLVLDGAYAEYVNRNDYEAGIEMVATTPNTIMTRTFSKIFGLAAARVGWAYAPAAIADALNRIRSPFNLAQPSMDAAIAALADKAHIEAAKAHNNTWRDIVTLEFRKMGFDVRSSAGNFVLIPFGSEQGRTAQDADAFLNERRIILRQVSAYGLPHALRMTIGLEEENRAVLAALNEFTER from the coding sequence GTGGTTCGCGGAGAGGCTCCAAGCCCCCGGTCCGGCGTGCTCGCCATCGATCCGTATGTTCCGGGTCGCTCGAAGCTCGCGGGCGAAGGTCCGGTCATCAAGCTGTCGTCGAATGAAACGCCGCTCGGCCCGTCGCCGCACGCGGTCGAAGCCTATCGCGCGGCTGCGAGCCATCTCGACCGCTACCCCGACGGCGCTTGCACGGCGCTTCGCGAGGCGATCGGCGCGGCCTACGGGCTGAATCCGGCGCACATTATCTGCGGCAACGGCTCCGACGAACTGTTCCACATTCTCGCGCAGGCCTATCTCGGCCCCGGCGACGAGGCGATCTACACCGAGCACGGGTTTCTCGTATACCGAATCGCGATTCTCGCGGCGGGCGCGGAACCGGTCGTCGCACCGGAAAAGAACCTGACCGCGAGCGTCGACTCGATCCTCGAATGTGTGACGCCTCGCACGAAGGCCGTGTTCATCGCGAACCCGAACAACCCGACCGGCACCTATCTGCCGCATCAGGAGGTGCGCCGCCTTCGCGCCGCGCTGCCGGACAACGTGCTGCTCGTACTCGACGGGGCGTATGCCGAATATGTGAACCGCAACGATTACGAAGCGGGCATCGAGATGGTGGCGACCACGCCGAACACCATCATGACGCGGACGTTCTCGAAGATTTTCGGCCTCGCAGCCGCCCGCGTCGGCTGGGCCTATGCGCCCGCCGCCATCGCCGACGCGTTGAACCGCATCCGCAGCCCGTTCAACCTCGCGCAGCCTTCGATGGATGCAGCCATCGCCGCGCTCGCCGACAAGGCCCACATTGAAGCCGCGAAGGCGCATAACAACACGTGGCGCGACATCGTCACGCTTGAGTTTCGCAAGATGGGTTTCGACGTGCGCTCCAGCGCGGGCAATTTCGTGCTCATCCCGTTCGGCTCCGAACAGGGCCGCACCGCGCAGGACGCCGATGCGTTCCTGAATGAGCGGCGCATCATCCTGCGGCAGGTCAGCGCGTACGGGCTACCGCACGCGCTGCGCATGACCATCGGGCTCGAAGAGGAAAACCGCGCTGTGCTCGCCGCGCTGAATGAGTTCACGGAACGATGA
- a CDS encoding prephenate/arogenate dehydrogenase family protein yields MFEKVALIGVGLIGSSLSHAMRRANLARTIAASARTEATRAAVRRLGLADEVYEHAADAVKGADLVILCTPVGTFDALAQEIAPHLKDGAILSDAGSVKQAVVDAVAPHLPPHVHFIPGHPIAGTEFSGPESGFAELFDGRWTILTPLPDADEAAVAKLKAFWEACGAHVEIMEPKHHDLVLAITSHLPHLIAYNIVGTVADLEEEKKSEVIKFSASGFRDFTRIAASDPTMWRDIFINNKEAVLEILGRFTEDLAAMQRHIRWGEGDKLFDKFTRTRAVRRSIIDAGQESPEPNFGRTPAPKKD; encoded by the coding sequence ATGTTCGAGAAGGTTGCGCTGATCGGCGTGGGTCTCATCGGTTCGTCGCTGAGCCACGCGATGCGCCGCGCCAATCTTGCGCGCACCATCGCGGCGTCGGCGCGTACCGAAGCGACGCGCGCGGCGGTGAGGCGTCTCGGCCTCGCGGACGAAGTTTACGAGCACGCTGCCGACGCGGTGAAGGGCGCGGACCTCGTGATCCTCTGCACGCCGGTCGGCACTTTCGATGCGCTGGCGCAGGAAATCGCCCCGCATCTGAAGGACGGCGCGATCCTCTCCGACGCGGGCTCGGTCAAGCAAGCGGTGGTGGATGCGGTCGCCCCGCATTTGCCGCCGCATGTGCACTTCATCCCCGGCCACCCCATCGCGGGCACCGAGTTTTCCGGCCCCGAATCCGGCTTCGCGGAACTGTTCGACGGGCGCTGGACTATCCTTACGCCGCTGCCGGACGCCGACGAAGCCGCCGTTGCAAAGCTCAAGGCGTTCTGGGAAGCGTGCGGCGCGCATGTCGAGATCATGGAGCCGAAGCACCACGACCTCGTGCTCGCCATCACATCGCACCTGCCTCACCTCATCGCTTACAATATCGTGGGCACCGTGGCCGACCTCGAAGAAGAGAAAAAGAGCGAGGTCATCAAGTTTTCAGCGTCCGGCTTCCGCGACTTTACCCGCATCGCCGCGTCCGATCCCACGATGTGGCGCGACATCTTCATCAACAACAAGGAAGCGGTGCTCGAAATTCTCGGCCGGTTCACGGAAGATCTCGCGGCCATGCAGCGCCATATCCGCTGGGGCGAGGGCGACAAGCTGTTCGACAAGTTCACGCGGACGCGCGCCGTCCGCCGGAGCATCATCGACGCAGGTCAGGAAAGCCCCGAGCCGAACTTCGGCCGCACGCCCGCGCCGAAGAAAGACTAA
- a CDS encoding gamma-glutamylcyclotransferase → MDLWIFGYGSLMWRPGFVFEESSRALLEGAHRELCCYSFIHRGTKSVPGLVLGLDKGGQCEGMAFRVPRRLDLDTRHYLKRRENMNNVYTAVKRPVKLLDGSGRTVLALSFLMGRHHRQYTGLLPLETQASIVRRSVGRAGPNIDYVVNTVQHLRRLGVHDARLEPLMAMLGHSVTKDCMLGGECAPARKGPAFDVARPLG, encoded by the coding sequence GTGGACCTCTGGATTTTCGGTTATGGCTCGCTGATGTGGCGGCCTGGCTTCGTTTTTGAGGAATCCTCGCGCGCACTCCTCGAAGGCGCGCATCGCGAACTCTGCTGCTATTCCTTTATTCACCGGGGCACGAAATCGGTGCCGGGGCTGGTGCTCGGCCTAGACAAGGGCGGTCAATGCGAGGGCATGGCTTTCCGCGTCCCGCGCCGCCTCGATCTCGACACGCGCCACTACCTGAAGCGCCGCGAGAACATGAACAACGTTTACACGGCGGTGAAGCGCCCCGTGAAGCTGCTCGATGGAAGCGGCCGCACGGTTCTCGCGTTGAGCTTTCTGATGGGGCGTCATCACCGGCAATATACCGGACTGCTGCCCCTCGAAACTCAGGCGTCGATCGTGAGGCGCAGTGTAGGCCGCGCGGGACCGAACATCGATTACGTCGTGAACACGGTTCAGCATCTGCGACGGCTCGGCGTCCACGATGCGCGGCTCGAACCGTTGATGGCGATGCTCGGCCACAGCGTGACGAAAGATTGCATGCTAGGCGGAGAATGCGCCCCCGCGCGGAAAGGTCCGGCTTTCGATGTCGCGCGTCCGCTTGGCTGA
- a CDS encoding regulatory protein TetR produces the protein MLDGYTHRDRIIKAALKLAETSGWRDLSLGEIAAEAQIPLIEFRKEFQGKSQILAAFVRAVDLAVLEKFPAPGPDVARDRLFDVLLTRFEVMQPYKPAIRRISEDATPGEALQQLRPALKSQYWMLAAAGLSGEGGTGLVRVQGLLGIYGRVFQVWVDDDDPGLAKTMAALDKRLRRGESIMHGFERFRDGAESLLRGFGRRRKGTAEPQPEPAPTPDAGISPAAPPQTA, from the coding sequence ATGCTTGACGGATATACCCATCGCGACCGCATCATCAAAGCGGCGCTGAAGCTTGCCGAGACGAGCGGCTGGCGCGATCTGAGCCTTGGCGAGATCGCGGCGGAAGCGCAGATCCCGCTGATCGAATTTCGCAAGGAATTTCAAGGTAAATCCCAAATACTTGCCGCCTTCGTGCGCGCGGTCGATCTGGCGGTACTCGAAAAATTCCCGGCGCCCGGCCCGGATGTGGCGCGCGACCGACTCTTCGACGTGCTCCTCACGCGGTTCGAGGTGATGCAGCCTTACAAGCCCGCGATTCGGCGTATCAGCGAGGACGCCACGCCCGGCGAAGCGCTTCAGCAATTGCGCCCGGCGTTGAAGTCGCAATACTGGATGCTTGCGGCGGCTGGCCTGTCCGGCGAGGGTGGAACGGGGCTTGTGCGCGTGCAAGGCCTGCTCGGGATTTACGGGCGCGTGTTCCAGGTCTGGGTTGATGACGACGATCCCGGCCTCGCCAAGACCATGGCGGCGCTCGACAAGCGCTTGCGGCGCGGCGAGTCCATCATGCACGGGTTCGAGCGCTTCCGCGACGGCGCGGAGAGCCTGCTGCGCGGCTTCGGCCGCCGACGCAAGGGAACGGCGGAGCCTCAACCGGAGCCGGCACCGACGCCGGACGCTGGCATTTCGCCCGCCGCGCCACCGCAAACGGCTTAG
- the rsfS gene encoding ribosome silencing factor: MHITELECPVSDRSICRRVLKLTPNAQKQEFTELRPRHANSAVAVPASLAHLVVDALEDAKAVDIITIDVEGKTSIADYMIVASGRSQRHVGAIADQLMDKLKEAGVRDTRVEGMPLCDWVLIDAGDVIVHVFRPEARDFYNIEKMWTSDRPKRDAAD; this comes from the coding sequence ATGCACATTACGGAGTTGGAATGCCCTGTATCTGACCGGAGCATTTGTAGAAGGGTTTTGAAGCTGACGCCAAACGCGCAGAAACAGGAGTTCACAGAACTCCGCCCGCGCCACGCCAATAGCGCCGTCGCGGTTCCCGCATCCCTCGCTCATCTTGTCGTGGACGCGCTTGAGGACGCCAAGGCTGTCGACATCATCACAATCGATGTCGAGGGCAAGACTTCTATCGCCGATTATATGATCGTGGCTTCGGGACGTTCACAACGTCATGTGGGCGCCATCGCCGACCAGCTCATGGATAAGTTGAAGGAAGCGGGCGTCCGCGATACACGTGTCGAAGGGATGCCTCTCTGCGACTGGGTTCTTATCGATGCGGGCGACGTTATCGTTCACGTGTTCCGTCCGGAAGCGCGCGATTTCTATAACATCGAGAAGATGTGGACATCGGATCGGCCGAAACGCGACGCTGCGGACTAA
- the rlmH gene encoding 23S rRNA (pseudouridine(1915)-N(3))-methyltransferase RlmH, whose translation MKISLLAVGRLKSGAEQTQFNRYFDLFNASARNLAMGPMAVLEIPEGRHESAAERKEAEAHELLKRLGPARLVALDENGQSVTSYEFTAMVSRLRDEALDVAFAIGGPDGHGEALKNAAHFKLSLGKMTLPHGLVRIVLAEQLYRAMTILQGHPYHRA comes from the coding sequence ATGAAAATTTCCCTTCTGGCTGTCGGCCGGCTTAAGAGCGGCGCCGAGCAGACGCAGTTCAACCGCTATTTCGATCTGTTCAACGCGTCCGCGCGCAACCTCGCCATGGGGCCGATGGCGGTGTTGGAGATACCCGAGGGGCGACACGAAAGCGCGGCGGAACGCAAGGAAGCCGAGGCGCACGAACTTCTTAAACGCCTCGGACCGGCTCGTCTCGTCGCGCTCGACGAGAACGGCCAGTCTGTCACGTCATATGAGTTCACGGCGATGGTGTCGCGCCTGCGGGATGAGGCGCTCGACGTGGCGTTCGCCATCGGCGGCCCGGACGGACACGGCGAGGCGCTGAAAAACGCCGCGCATTTCAAGCTGTCCCTCGGCAAGATGACGCTGCCCCACGGCCTCGTGCGCATTGTGCTCGCCGAGCAGCTTTACCGCGCGATGACGATCCTTCAAGGGCACCCGTACCACCGCGCGTGA
- a CDS encoding glycosyltransferase family 4 protein — MKIAQIAPLAESCPPRLYGGTERIVSYMTEELVRQGHEVTLFASGDSETDAELVACSKMGLRLDANVQDPLPHQMAMLEYVRQRVDEFDVLHFHIDLLQFPMISSFADKTVTTLHGRLDLPDLLPFYTAFRNVPLSSISYHQRLPVPSGVRWAGNVYHGLPRDLLPFSPEPKGGYLAFLGRISPEKRPDRAIEIAARTGMPLKIAAKIDKVDHGYWKEKIEPMVKATPGVEYIGEINEQRKAAFLGDAAALLFPIDWPEPFGLVMIEAMACGTPVIAFRSGSVPEVIDDGVSGYVVDSIDEAVKAVSRLSDLDRSGVRGAFEDRFTAERMAKNYIKMYQSLIGHTRHEIGHPRRPNGHDVGMQVRV, encoded by the coding sequence ATGAAAATCGCACAAATTGCGCCTCTCGCCGAAAGCTGCCCCCCCAGGCTTTACGGCGGGACTGAACGAATTGTGTCCTATATGACTGAAGAACTTGTCCGGCAGGGGCATGAAGTAACGCTTTTTGCTAGCGGAGACTCGGAAACGGATGCAGAACTCGTCGCATGCTCCAAGATGGGACTTCGTCTCGACGCAAATGTACAAGATCCCCTGCCGCATCAGATGGCGATGCTCGAATACGTCCGGCAACGGGTGGACGAGTTCGATGTGCTACACTTCCACATCGATCTGCTGCAATTCCCGATGATTTCGTCATTCGCGGACAAGACCGTGACAACTCTTCACGGCCGTCTTGATCTGCCGGACTTGCTGCCGTTCTACACGGCATTCCGAAATGTGCCGCTTTCCTCGATTTCCTATCATCAGCGTCTTCCCGTTCCATCTGGCGTGCGCTGGGCCGGTAACGTCTATCATGGGTTGCCGCGCGATCTCCTCCCCTTTTCACCTGAGCCGAAGGGCGGATACCTCGCGTTCCTCGGCCGCATATCGCCGGAAAAGAGGCCCGACCGCGCAATCGAAATCGCCGCGCGCACAGGCATGCCGCTGAAGATCGCAGCGAAGATCGACAAGGTCGATCACGGGTACTGGAAGGAAAAGATCGAGCCGATGGTGAAGGCCACGCCCGGCGTCGAGTATATCGGCGAGATCAACGAGCAGCGGAAGGCCGCGTTTCTTGGCGATGCCGCAGCTTTGCTTTTCCCGATCGATTGGCCAGAGCCTTTCGGCCTTGTCATGATCGAGGCCATGGCTTGCGGGACGCCGGTGATCGCATTCCGTTCCGGTTCAGTGCCCGAAGTCATCGACGACGGCGTGAGCGGTTATGTGGTCGACAGCATCGACGAAGCGGTGAAAGCGGTTTCGCGCCTCTCCGACCTTGATCGCTCGGGCGTGCGCGGCGCGTTCGAGGACCGTTTCACCGCCGAGCGCATGGCGAAGAATTACATCAAGATGTATCAGTCGCTTATCGGGCATACGCGCCACGAGATCGGTCATCCGCGCCGACCGAACGGGCACGATGTGGGTATGCAGGTTCGTGTGTGA